The following proteins are co-located in the Micromonospora coriariae genome:
- a CDS encoding PspC domain-containing protein: MSRKLVRPRQGRMLAGVCAGLGQRFGMSAGMVRLLFLLSLLLPGTQVIVYLILWILMPNEDRYLASTGH; this comes from the coding sequence ATGAGTCGCAAACTGGTTCGGCCCCGCCAGGGGCGCATGCTCGCCGGTGTCTGCGCCGGCCTCGGTCAGCGGTTCGGCATGTCCGCCGGGATGGTCCGGCTGCTGTTCCTGCTGTCGCTGCTGCTGCCCGGCACCCAGGTGATCGTCTACCTGATCCTCTGGATCCTCATGCCGAACGAGGACCGCTACCTCGCCTCCACCGGGCACTGA